One segment of Ipomoea triloba cultivar NCNSP0323 chromosome 12, ASM357664v1 DNA contains the following:
- the LOC115998893 gene encoding protein ALTERED XYLOGLUCAN 4-like, with translation MADASHSSKLFGLGSTGVLCFYALFLSLIFSVYIFSSSNLLKFTAIHANTNGCFQRAQTNNESCDLFDGRWVPDKDGPLYSNYSCSTIPTIRNCFYHGRKDTDFLYWRWKPEQCQLPRFDSKAFLSIVQGKTMAFIGDSIARNQMESLLCLLSMEESPTSISKDEEEKFITTWHFPHHNFTLKVLRSVFLIRATEKVKSNGQSTNRFHLLLDQLDPNWTQNISNVDYAIFSDGQWFLRPIYLHEAGNLAGCIFCREPNIKDLGAGFAIRKVFKAAFKYVNERRRGIVVFMRTFSPSHFEHGAWHNGGFCNRTRGLSREEVEGVGVGGVDDWEYRKIQVEEFERAKRDGEKRGNRFGIIDVTRAMMMRPDGHPGEFWGNRWMKGHNDCLHWCLPGPIDTWNELLLQLLRNIKPFG, from the exons ATGGCCGACGCTTCTCATTCATCCAAACTTTTTGGGCTTGGAAGCACAGGTGTTCTGTGCTTCTATGCACTATTtttatctcttattttctccgtttacatattttcttcttcaaatCTGCTCAAATTCACAGCCATCCACGCTAACACAAATGGCTGTTTTCAGCGTGCTCAAACCA ATAATGAAAGCTGCGACTTGTTTGATGGTCGTTGGGTTCCAGACAAAGACGGCCCTCTATATTCCAATTATAGCTGTTCGACCATCCCTACGATAAGAAATTGCTTCTATCATGGAAGGAAAGATACAGATTTTCTTTACTGGAGATGGAAGCCAGAACAATGTCAACTTCCTCGGTTCGATTCCAAAGCGTTTTTGAGCATTGTTCAAGGAAAGACAATGGCTTTCATTGGTGATTCAATCGCTCGGAATCAAATGGAATCGCTTCTGTGCCTTTTGTCCATG GAAGAAAGTCCAACAAGTATATCCAAAGACGAGGAGGAAAAATTCATCACAACATGGCATTTCCCCCACCACAACTTCACCCTCAAGGTCCTCCGCTCAGTCTTCCTCATCCGCGCCACCGAGAAAGTGAAGAGTAACGGCCAATCCACAAATCGTTTTCACTTGCTCCTAGACCAACTAGACCCAAACTGGACCCAAAACATATCAAACGTGGACTACGCCATTTTCTCCGACGGCCAATGGTTCCTCCGCCCCATCTACCTCCACGAGGCCGGCAACCTCGCCGGCTGCATATTCTGCCGCGAACCAAACATCAAAGACCTCGGCGCAGGCTTTGCCATCCGGAAAGTATTCAAAGCAGCTTTTAAGTACGTGAACGAGAGGCGAAGGGGGATTGTGGTGTTTATGCGGACGTTCTCGCCGTCTCATTTCGAGCACGGGGCGTGGCATAACGGGGGGTTTTGTAATAGGACGAGAGGGTTGAGTAGAGAGGAGGTggagggggtgggggtggggggagtTGATGATTGGGAATATAGGAAGATTCAGGTTGAGGAGTTTGAAAGGGCTAAAAGGGATGGGGAGAAAAGAGGTAATAGGTTTGGAATTATAGATGTGACTAGAGCTATGATGATGAGGCCGGATGGACACCCGGGGGAGTTTTGGGGGAATAGATGGATGAAGGGTCATAATGATTGCTTACATTGGTGCTTGCCAGGGCCGATTGATACTTGGAATGAGCTTTTGCTTCAGCTGCTTCGCAACATCAAACCATTTGGCTAG
- the LOC115998332 gene encoding uncharacterized protein LOC115998332 — protein MGDEKDAFYVVRKGDVIGVYKSLSDLQALIRSCVGEPSISVFKGYCLAKESEEYLGSHGLKNAMYSIDSSDVRDDLFGILIPCPFRQPGSSKDKTVSKDFQEKRLQEMAGSASFSAATQQKHAKLDNFLEVPPLSSYCCSCILEFDGASKGNPGPAGAGAVLRAADGSMVFRLREGVGVATNNVAEYRGVILGLKYALEKGFKHIRVQGDSKLVCMQAQGLWKTKNQNMAELCKVVKELKDQFMSFQISHVEREYNTEADAQANLAVYLKNGETQAECDMK, from the exons ATGGGGGATGAAAAGGACGCTTTTTACGTCGTTCGCAAAGGCGATGTCATAGGGGTCTACAAGAGCTTAAGTGATCTCCAGGCCCTAATCCGGTCCTGC GTTGGTGAGCCTTCCATAAGTGTATTTAAAGGGTATTGCCTGGCAAAAGAATCTGAAGAGTATCTTGGTTCTCATGGGCTTAAGAATGCAATGTACTCTATTGACTCAAGTGATGTTCGAGATGATCTGTTTGGCATACTCATACCCTGCCCTTTCCGG CAACCAGGTTCTTCCAAAGATAAAACTGTCAGCAAGGATTTTCAGGAGAAAAGGTTGCAG GAAATGGCTGGATCTGCTTCATTTTCAGCAGCCACTCAACAAAAACATGCAAAGTTGGATAATTTCCTTGAAGTCCCACCACTGTCTTCCTATTGT TGTTCATGTATTCTTGAGTTTGATGGTGCTTCAAAGGGAAATCCTGGACCTGCTGGTGCTGGGGCTGTCCTGCGAGCTGCAGATGGAAGTATG GTTTTCCGATTACGTGAAGGTGTGGGAGTTGCAACCAACAATGTTGCTGAATACAGAGGTGTAATCTTAGGATTGAAGTATGCTCTTGAAAAAGGCTTTAAACACATACGTGTCCAAGGAGACTCAAAGCTCGTCTGCATGCAG GCTCAGGGACTCTGGAAAACCAAGAATCAGAACATGGCTGAACTATGCAAGGTTGTCAAAGAGCTTAAGGATCAATTTATGTCCTTCCAGATCTCCCATGTTGAAAGA GAATACAATACTGAAGCTGATGCGCAGGCAAATCTAGCTGTGTATCTTAAGA ATGGTGAAACACAAGCGGAGTGTGACATGAAGTAG